Proteins from one Pongo abelii isolate AG06213 chromosome 19, NHGRI_mPonAbe1-v2.0_pri, whole genome shotgun sequence genomic window:
- the SLC52A1 gene encoding solute carrier family 52, riboflavin transporter, member 1: protein MAAPTLGRLVLTHLLVALFGMGSWAAVNGIWVELPVVVKDLPEGWSLPSYLSVVVALGNLGLLVVTLWRRLAPGKGEQVPIQVVQVLSVVGTALLAPLWHHVAPVAGQLHSVAFLTLALVLAMACCTSNVTFLPFLSHLPLPFLRSFFLGQGLSALLPCVLALVQGVGRLECPPAPTNGTFGPPLDFPERFPASTFFWALTALLVTSAAAFQGLLLLLPSLPSVTTGGSGPELQLGSPGAEEEEKEEEEALPLQEPPSQAAGTIPGPDPEAHQLFSAHGAFLLGLMAFTSALTNGVLPSVQSFSCLPYGRLAYHLAVVLGSAANPLACFLAMGVLCRSLAGLVGLSLLGILFGAYLMALAILSPCPPLVGTTAGVVLVVLSWVLCLCVFSYVKVAASSLLHGGGQPALLAAGVAIQVGSLLGAGAMFPPTSIYHVFQSRKDCVDPCGP from the exons ATGGCAGCACCCACGCTGGGCCGTCTGGTGCTGACCCACCTGCTGGTGGCCCTTTTTGGCATGGGCTCCTGGGCTGCTGTGAATGGGATCTGGGTAGAGCTGCCTGTCGTGGTAAAAGACCTTCCAGAGG GTTGGAGCCTCCCCTCATACCTCTCTGTGGTTGTGGCGCTGGGAAACCTGGGTCTGCTGGTGGTGACCCTGTGGAGGCGGCTGGCCCCGGGCAAGGGCGAGCAGGTCCCCATCCAGGTGGTACAGGTGCTGAGTGTAGTGGGCACAGCCCTGCTGGCCCCTCTGTGGCACCACGTCGCCCCAGTAGCAGGGCAGCTCCACTCTGTGGCCTTCCTAACTCTGGCCTTGGTGTTGGCAATGGCCTGTTGTACCTCTAACGTCACTTTCCTGCCCTTCCTGAGCCACCTGCCACTCCCTTTCTTACGGTCTTTCTTCCTGGGTCAGGGTCTCAGTGCCCTGCTGCCCTGTGTGCTGGCCCTAGTGCAAGGTGTGGGCCGCCTCGAGTGCCCGCCAGCGCCCACCAATGGCACCTTTGGGCCTCCCCTCGACTTCCCTGAGCGTTTTCCTGCCAGCACCTTCTTCTGGGCACTGACTGCCCTTCTGGTCACTTCAGCTGCCGCCTTCCAGGGTCTCCTGTTGCTGTTGCCATCACTACCCTCTGTAACCACAGGGGGCTCAGGGCCTGAACTTCAGTTGGGatccccaggagcagaggaggaagagaaggaggaagaagaggcttTGCCATTGCAGGAGCCACCGAGCCAGGCAGCAGGCACCATCCCTGGCCCAGACCCTGAGGCCCATCAGCTGTTCTCAGCCCATGGTGCCTTCCTGCTGGGCCTGATGGCCTTCACCAGTGCCCTGACCAATGGCGTGCTGCCTTCTGTGCAGAGCTTTTCCTGTTTGCCCTATGGGCGCCTGGCCTACCACCTGGCTGTGGTGCTGGGCAGTGCCGCCAACCCCCTTGCCTGCTTCCTGGCCATGGGCGTGCTGTGCAG GTCCCTGGCAGGGCTGGTTGGTCTTTCTCTGCTGGGCATACTCTTTGGGGCCTATCTGATGGCACTGGCAATCCTGAGCCCCTGCCCACCCCTGGTGGGCACCACTGCAGGGGTGGTCCTTGTG GTGCTGTCGTGGgtgctgtgtctgtgtgtgttctcATACGTGAAGGTGGCTGCAAGCTCTCTGCTGCATGGTGGGGGTCAGCCGGCATTGCTGGCAGCTGGTGTGGCCATCCAAGTGGGCTCCCTGCTTGGTGCCGGTGCCATGTTCCCTCCCACCAGCATCTACCACGTGTTTCAAAGCAGAAAGGACTGTGTAGACCCCTGTGGCCCCTGA